In Saccharicrinis fermentans DSM 9555 = JCM 21142, a genomic segment contains:
- a CDS encoding DEAD/DEAH box helicase: protein MENFEQLGIKKPFVKAINEMNIVTPTNIQAQVIPLLLQNNTDLIAQAQTGTGKTAAFGLPLLHRVDAKRKEIQGLILCPTRELGQQIAKQLFKFTKYSDKIFTEAVFGGAQIEPQISALRRPTHIVVATPGRLIDLVKRKAVDLRKVKTVILDEADEMLSMGFKKELDEILTMLPSVENKWLFSATMPDGIKKMVKRHLSGKAVKIEVNKKRQVNKNIDHQFLVCEEGEKLHVLLQMLNADPHSRGVVFCKTKSAAQTLAKQLIAKNIATDAIQGDLKQVERDKVMRAFKNESLRILIATDLAARGIDIAGLSFVVHYQLPDKDEYYTHRSGRTARAGNKGISLALITSSEIKQIRWFEKTLGISFKQIRRSK from the coding sequence ATGGAAAATTTTGAACAACTAGGTATTAAGAAACCATTCGTTAAGGCTATTAACGAAATGAACATTGTTACACCTACGAACATACAGGCGCAAGTAATCCCCTTGTTGCTGCAAAACAATACCGATTTGATTGCCCAAGCACAAACAGGCACAGGTAAAACGGCAGCCTTTGGCTTGCCCTTATTACATCGGGTAGACGCAAAAAGAAAAGAGATACAAGGCTTAATCCTATGTCCCACCAGGGAATTAGGGCAACAGATTGCCAAACAACTATTTAAATTCACCAAATATTCCGACAAGATATTTACCGAGGCAGTTTTTGGTGGTGCCCAGATAGAACCCCAAATAAGTGCCTTACGTCGACCCACCCACATTGTGGTAGCCACTCCAGGCAGACTCATCGACTTGGTAAAACGCAAGGCTGTGGATCTTCGCAAAGTAAAGACCGTCATCCTTGACGAAGCTGATGAAATGCTCAGCATGGGTTTCAAGAAGGAACTAGACGAGATTCTAACCATGCTTCCTTCCGTAGAGAACAAATGGCTTTTTTCTGCCACGATGCCCGATGGCATCAAGAAAATGGTCAAACGCCACCTTTCTGGCAAAGCTGTCAAAATAGAAGTCAACAAAAAGCGACAGGTCAATAAAAATATCGATCACCAGTTCTTGGTATGCGAAGAGGGAGAAAAATTGCATGTACTACTGCAAATGTTAAATGCCGATCCACATTCCAGAGGCGTTGTTTTCTGCAAAACAAAATCTGCAGCCCAAACACTTGCCAAACAGCTTATAGCCAAAAACATTGCCACAGATGCCATACAAGGCGACTTAAAACAAGTAGAACGAGATAAGGTAATGCGAGCCTTCAAAAACGAATCCCTACGCATATTAATCGCAACCGACCTGGCAGCACGCGGAATTGATATTGCAGGATTATCCTTTGTTGTTCATTACCAACTGCCTGACAAAGATGAATACTATACACACCGAAGCGGAAGAACAGCCCGTGCCGGTAATAAGGGTATTTCACTGGCATTGATTACCTCTAGCGAAATCAAACAAATCAGATGGTTTGAAAAAACACTGGGCATTAGTTTTAAACAGATTAGAAGAAGCAAATAG
- a CDS encoding glutamine synthetase III family protein gives MATLRFHALSELLSRAPKQVKLPSNKVTDYYADMVFNTDSMRKYLSKDSFAAVKAANAKGGTIDRKMADGIASGMKAWAIEKGATHYTHWFQPLTDGTAEKHDGFIDYGDDGSIIENFSGKLLAQQEPDASSFPSGGIRQTFEARGYTAWDTSSPAFIVGTTLCIPTVFISYTGEALDYKTPLLKALAAVDEAATAVCQYFDKNVTKVHTNMGWEQEYFLIDEALYQARPDLVLTGRTLMGHSSSKDQQLDDHYFGSIPERVGSFMVDLELEAHKLGMPIKTRHNEVAPSQFEVAPIYEEANLGNDHNQIMMDLMKRVSRRHKFRVLFHEKPFAGINGSGKHNNWSLGTDTGVVLYAPGKNPKTNLQFLTFVVNTLMAVYKNQDLLRASILTASNSHRLGANEAPPAIISAFLGTEVSAMLDKIVAEVPDHKMTPDEKTALKLGIGRIPEIILDNTDRNRTSPFAFTGNRFEFRAVGSSANAAVSTTVLSAAVATQLREFKAEVDGLIETGVKKDEAIFQVLKRLILACEPIRFNGDGYSEDWKVEAAKRGLTNITSVPESLSKYLEEPSKKVLVEGGIMGEKELEARVEVELEKFVYKIQIESRVLADLAINHIVPTAIKYQTKLIQNVQGLKELFPEEEYETLAGSRLELIKEISLRTAAIKSKRKEMIQARKDCNVMDDGFDKAYAYDQKVRPYLDDIRYHIDKLELIVDDEMWPLPKYRELLFNC, from the coding sequence ATGGCTACATTAAGATTTCATGCATTAAGTGAGTTGCTTTCCAGAGCACCGAAACAGGTAAAGTTACCTTCGAATAAGGTAACGGATTATTATGCCGATATGGTATTTAATACGGATTCGATGCGAAAGTATCTTTCTAAAGATTCATTTGCAGCAGTAAAAGCTGCCAATGCAAAAGGAGGAACAATCGATCGTAAAATGGCCGACGGTATTGCTTCTGGTATGAAAGCATGGGCGATTGAAAAGGGTGCTACTCACTATACGCACTGGTTTCAACCATTGACCGATGGAACAGCAGAAAAACATGATGGTTTTATCGATTATGGTGATGATGGTAGTATCATCGAGAATTTCTCTGGTAAATTATTGGCTCAGCAAGAGCCAGATGCTTCTTCTTTTCCATCTGGAGGTATTCGTCAAACTTTTGAAGCACGTGGTTATACTGCCTGGGATACATCTTCTCCTGCTTTTATTGTTGGAACTACACTGTGTATTCCTACTGTATTTATTTCGTATACAGGCGAGGCCTTGGATTATAAAACACCTTTATTGAAGGCCTTAGCGGCAGTTGATGAGGCTGCCACTGCTGTTTGTCAGTATTTTGATAAGAATGTGACCAAGGTTCATACCAATATGGGTTGGGAGCAAGAGTACTTCTTGATTGATGAGGCTCTTTATCAGGCTCGTCCTGACCTTGTTTTAACCGGTCGCACTCTAATGGGGCATTCGTCTTCAAAGGATCAGCAACTGGATGACCATTACTTTGGTTCTATTCCAGAACGTGTGGGAAGTTTTATGGTGGATTTGGAATTAGAGGCACATAAATTAGGTATGCCTATTAAAACGCGTCATAATGAGGTGGCTCCTTCTCAGTTTGAGGTGGCACCTATTTATGAAGAGGCTAACTTGGGTAATGATCATAACCAAATTATGATGGACTTGATGAAACGTGTTTCGCGTCGTCATAAATTTCGTGTGTTATTTCATGAAAAACCATTTGCTGGAATCAATGGGTCAGGTAAGCATAATAACTGGTCTTTGGGTACTGATACGGGCGTTGTTTTATATGCACCGGGAAAAAACCCAAAAACGAATCTGCAGTTCTTAACATTTGTGGTGAACACCTTGATGGCTGTATATAAAAATCAGGATTTATTACGTGCTTCTATTCTTACAGCTTCCAATAGTCACCGTTTAGGTGCAAATGAGGCTCCTCCGGCTATTATCTCGGCTTTCTTAGGAACGGAAGTTTCAGCTATGTTGGATAAGATTGTGGCCGAAGTGCCTGATCATAAGATGACACCTGATGAAAAAACAGCACTTAAATTAGGTATTGGCCGTATTCCTGAAATTATTTTAGATAACACCGACCGTAACCGTACTTCTCCGTTTGCTTTTACTGGTAACCGTTTTGAGTTCCGTGCAGTAGGATCTTCAGCTAATGCTGCTGTGTCTACTACCGTATTAAGTGCTGCAGTGGCTACTCAATTGAGAGAGTTTAAAGCAGAAGTGGATGGACTCATCGAAACGGGTGTTAAGAAGGATGAAGCGATCTTTCAGGTGTTAAAAAGACTTATTCTTGCCTGTGAACCTATTCGTTTTAATGGTGATGGGTATTCTGAGGACTGGAAAGTGGAGGCTGCCAAACGTGGTTTGACCAATATTACTAGTGTACCGGAATCGTTGAGCAAATACTTGGAAGAGCCATCTAAAAAAGTGCTGGTTGAAGGAGGTATTATGGGCGAGAAAGAGTTGGAAGCTCGTGTGGAGGTTGAGTTGGAGAAATTTGTGTACAAGATTCAAATAGAATCGCGTGTGCTCGCTGATTTAGCCATTAATCACATTGTTCCTACAGCTATTAAATACCAAACCAAGTTGATTCAAAACGTTCAAGGTTTGAAAGAATTATTTCCTGAAGAGGAATACGAAACCTTGGCGGGTAGTCGATTGGAACTAATCAAAGAGATTTCTCTTCGTACTGCTGCTATTAAGTCTAAGCGAAAAGAAATGATTCAAGCTCGTAAGGATTGTAATGTAATGGATGATGGATTTGATAAAGCTTATGCTTACGATCAGAAAGTGCGTCCTTACTTGGATGATATTCGTTATCATATTGATAAGTTAGAGTTGATCGTTGACGATGAAATGTGGCCCTTGCCAAAATATCGTGAGTTATTATTTAACTGCTAG
- a CDS encoding dipeptidase, translating to MEGLKGYISENKKRFLSELFELLRIPSISSIESHKGDMYKAAEMWKKILLDGGVDRAEIYETAGNPITYGEKIIDDKLPTVMVYGHMDVMPVDPIDLWDTDPFEPVVKDGNIYGRGADDDKGQSFMHAKAFEFMVKTKQLPCNVKFLIEGEEEVGSVHLPAFCKEHKDMLKADVILVSDTSMIAPGIPSITTGLRGLAYWEVEVTGPNRDLHSGLFGGAVANPINVLAQMIAQMTDENGKITIPGFYDDVVEVSLEERNRMAQAPFDVDTYKEALGIRELDGEVGYSTSERTGIRPSFDVCGIWGGYTGEGAKTVLPSKAFAKISSRLVPNQDHRKIAEMFKNHFEAIAPASVQVEVRSLHGGQGYVCPIDMPEYQAAEQAYEKVFSRKPVPVRSGGSIPIISTFEDILGVKSILMGFGLESDAIHSPNENYPLEQFFTGIEAIPYFYERYVALKK from the coding sequence ATGGAAGGATTAAAAGGTTATATAAGTGAAAATAAAAAGCGTTTCTTGTCGGAGCTGTTTGAATTGCTTCGGATACCATCGATCAGTAGTATAGAATCGCATAAGGGAGATATGTATAAGGCCGCAGAAATGTGGAAGAAGATTTTGTTAGATGGGGGTGTGGATCGTGCAGAAATATATGAAACCGCTGGTAATCCAATTACCTATGGTGAAAAGATAATAGATGATAAATTACCGACTGTTATGGTCTATGGTCATATGGATGTGATGCCGGTAGATCCAATTGATCTTTGGGATACAGATCCTTTTGAACCAGTTGTGAAAGATGGAAATATCTACGGACGGGGTGCTGATGACGATAAGGGGCAGAGTTTTATGCATGCCAAGGCTTTTGAATTTATGGTGAAGACAAAACAGTTGCCTTGTAATGTGAAATTTTTGATTGAAGGTGAAGAGGAGGTTGGGTCGGTTCATTTGCCTGCGTTCTGCAAGGAGCATAAGGATATGTTGAAGGCGGATGTGATATTGGTATCGGATACCTCTATGATTGCTCCGGGTATACCTTCAATTACGACAGGACTTCGCGGCCTGGCCTATTGGGAAGTGGAAGTTACCGGTCCTAATAGAGATTTGCACTCCGGTTTGTTTGGAGGGGCGGTAGCTAATCCAATTAATGTGTTGGCACAAATGATTGCCCAGATGACCGATGAAAATGGTAAAATTACGATCCCTGGATTTTATGACGATGTAGTAGAGGTTAGCTTAGAAGAACGAAATAGGATGGCGCAAGCTCCTTTTGATGTAGATACATATAAAGAGGCGTTGGGTATTCGTGAGTTGGATGGAGAGGTTGGATATTCTACCAGTGAGCGAACAGGTATTCGTCCTTCGTTTGATGTTTGTGGTATTTGGGGAGGTTATACGGGTGAAGGTGCAAAAACTGTTCTGCCATCAAAAGCATTTGCTAAGATTTCTTCTCGTTTGGTGCCTAATCAGGATCATCGTAAAATAGCTGAGATGTTTAAAAATCACTTTGAAGCTATTGCGCCTGCAAGTGTTCAGGTGGAAGTGAGAAGCTTGCATGGTGGACAGGGATATGTATGTCCTATTGATATGCCAGAATATCAGGCTGCCGAACAGGCTTATGAAAAAGTGTTTAGTCGCAAGCCTGTGCCTGTTCGTAGTGGTGGCTCTATTCCAATTATTTCTACTTTTGAAGATATTCTGGGTGTTAAGTCTATATTGATGGGTTTTGGTCTGGAGTCGGATGCAATTCATTCTCCCAATGAAAATTATCCTTTGGAGCAGTTTTTTACAGGAATTGAGGCCATTCCTTATTTTTACGAAAGATATGTGGCTTTGAAAAAATAG
- a CDS encoding TonB-dependent receptor: protein MKKQIVVLLGLLCVLKGYGQHTDANIFGDVKSNGEHLPYVSVYVKGSNKGTATDLSGHYMLIDLKPGRHVVVANSVGYKPVEKEVVVNEAQSVEVNFVLEEQIMAIDDVVITGTKTFKRKTDSPVIVNVMEGKMLELVQASTLSEGLVFQPGIRMETDCQTCNYTQLRMNGLGGGYSQILINSRPVFSPLTGLYGLEQIPANMIERIEVVRGGASALYGAGAIGGTVNVITRLPDRDGYAVNANVASVNGKSNDFMVNANVSAVSDRRNSGLTLFASHRKRESYDHNGDGYSEMAQLKNNSFGVNTYLLPAPNHKIELNFSSMYEYRYGGNKEEEPAFLADQSEERVHHVLMGGLDYSVSFNENLSSFGAFLAMQRTDRDHYTGILPDMEEVNSEGENLYEKHLVAPPYGVTDNQTYVGGVQLNHMLLNFVSGRNNLTMGMEYNYDMVDDEISAYQYVVDQKTRNFGAFLQSDWAINRKLTLLAGIRSDKHNMVDNVIVSPRFSLLYKYSNWQFRTSWSTGFRAPQAFDADLHIAFAGGGIQKVQLASDLKEEHSESWSASVNYDYPNEHFIFGFTAEGFYTELKDAFVLEEIGDGASVNSILEKRNGGGSVVKGATIEVRGNYNRRVQLEAGLTVQNSRYDRAIMWSEELPGSKKYLRTPEEYGYFTIAYTAVSGFKVALSGVYTGEMLVPHFGLAEDSGTPEKDVLKNSSSFWDNNVKLSYLFSWLEKGIGLEVSGGVQNVLNAYQDDFDTGKYRDSGYIYGPSRPRTVFLGLKLLSL, encoded by the coding sequence ATGAAAAAACAAATAGTAGTGTTGCTGGGATTGCTTTGTGTATTGAAAGGTTATGGCCAACATACTGATGCTAATATATTTGGAGATGTTAAAAGTAATGGTGAACATCTCCCTTATGTGAGCGTATATGTTAAGGGAAGTAATAAAGGAACGGCTACTGATTTGTCGGGACATTATATGTTGATTGATCTGAAACCGGGGAGGCATGTTGTTGTTGCGAATAGTGTGGGTTATAAACCTGTTGAAAAGGAGGTTGTAGTGAACGAAGCGCAGAGTGTTGAGGTTAATTTTGTGTTGGAAGAACAAATAATGGCCATTGATGATGTGGTGATTACCGGAACTAAAACTTTTAAGCGAAAGACTGACTCGCCCGTTATTGTTAATGTGATGGAAGGGAAAATGTTGGAATTGGTACAGGCCAGTACTTTGTCGGAAGGATTGGTGTTTCAGCCAGGAATAAGAATGGAGACAGATTGCCAGACTTGTAATTATACGCAATTGCGAATGAATGGACTTGGAGGTGGTTATTCTCAAATATTAATTAATAGCAGGCCGGTATTTAGTCCGCTGACAGGACTGTATGGTTTGGAGCAGATACCTGCAAATATGATTGAGCGAATTGAGGTGGTGCGAGGGGGAGCTTCTGCTTTGTATGGTGCCGGTGCTATTGGGGGAACTGTAAATGTGATTACTCGTTTGCCTGATAGGGATGGGTATGCTGTAAATGCAAATGTGGCAAGTGTGAATGGTAAGTCAAATGATTTTATGGTGAATGCAAATGTGAGTGCAGTCTCTGATAGAAGGAACTCAGGTTTGACTCTCTTTGCTTCGCATCGAAAAAGAGAGTCATATGATCATAATGGAGATGGCTATAGTGAAATGGCTCAGCTTAAAAATAATTCTTTTGGTGTGAATACTTACCTTTTGCCTGCCCCTAATCATAAAATAGAATTGAATTTTTCTTCTATGTATGAATATCGTTACGGAGGAAATAAAGAGGAGGAGCCTGCTTTTTTGGCTGATCAAAGTGAAGAGCGTGTGCATCATGTGCTGATGGGTGGATTGGATTATAGTGTTAGCTTTAATGAAAATCTATCTTCGTTTGGGGCTTTTTTGGCTATGCAACGTACCGATAGAGATCATTATACGGGAATACTACCCGATATGGAAGAGGTGAATAGTGAGGGTGAAAACCTTTATGAAAAGCATTTGGTAGCACCTCCTTATGGTGTGACGGATAATCAGACATATGTGGGAGGTGTTCAGTTAAACCATATGTTGTTGAATTTTGTTTCGGGGCGTAATAATTTAACAATGGGAATGGAATATAACTATGATATGGTGGATGATGAAATTAGTGCTTATCAGTATGTTGTTGATCAAAAAACCAGAAACTTTGGTGCTTTTTTGCAGAGCGATTGGGCAATTAATAGGAAGTTGACCTTATTGGCTGGGATTCGATCCGATAAGCATAATATGGTAGACAATGTGATAGTGAGTCCTCGCTTTTCTTTGTTGTACAAATATTCGAATTGGCAGTTTAGAACTAGTTGGTCGACCGGTTTTAGGGCACCCCAAGCTTTCGATGCAGATTTGCATATTGCATTTGCTGGTGGAGGTATACAGAAGGTTCAGTTGGCTTCCGATTTAAAAGAAGAACATTCTGAGAGTTGGAGTGCATCTGTTAACTATGACTATCCAAATGAGCATTTTATTTTTGGCTTTACTGCCGAAGGTTTTTATACAGAATTAAAAGATGCATTTGTTTTGGAAGAAATAGGTGATGGGGCATCGGTAAATTCTATACTGGAAAAACGAAATGGTGGTGGGTCTGTTGTGAAAGGGGCGACAATTGAGGTACGAGGAAATTATAATCGAAGGGTGCAGTTGGAGGCGGGTTTGACTGTGCAGAACAGCAGATATGATCGGGCGATCATGTGGTCGGAAGAATTGCCGGGAAGTAAGAAGTATCTGCGAACGCCCGAAGAATATGGGTATTTTACCATTGCCTATACTGCTGTATCTGGCTTTAAGGTTGCTTTGTCTGGTGTTTATACAGGAGAAATGTTGGTGCCTCACTTTGGATTAGCGGAAGATTCGGGGACGCCGGAAAAAGATGTTTTGAAGAATTCATCTTCTTTTTGGGACAATAATGTAAAGTTATCTTATCTATTTAGTTGGCTTGAGAAAGGAATTGGTTTGGAAGTGTCAGGGGGTGTTCAGAATGTTTTGAATGCTTACCAGGATGATTTTGACACAGGTAAATATAGGGATAGTGGATATATTTATGGGCCTTCGCGTCCGAGGACCGTTTTTCTTGGATTGAAGCTTTTAAGTTTGTAG
- the zupT gene encoding zinc transporter ZupT gives MENVEFQHILMAFGLTLFAGLATGIGSAMAFFAKRTNTKFLSLSLGFSAGVMIYVSFVEIFFKAKDSLTEAYGVVSGTWATVLSFLGGIALIALIDRFIPSAENPHEVEKIEDMTEEKRKKSTHLMRMGLFTALAIAIHNFPEGLATFTAALTDPNLGVAIAVAIAIHNIPEGIAVSVPVYYATGSRRKAFRLSFLSGLAEPVGALVGYLILMPFLSPTLFGIIFAGVAGIMVFISLDELLPAAQKYGEHHLSIYGLIAGMAVMAISLLLFL, from the coding sequence ATGGAGAATGTAGAGTTTCAACACATTTTGATGGCTTTTGGCCTAACGCTTTTTGCGGGGTTGGCTACTGGAATTGGTAGTGCCATGGCATTTTTTGCCAAAAGAACTAATACGAAATTTTTATCGCTTTCGCTGGGGTTTTCAGCAGGGGTTATGATTTATGTTTCTTTTGTTGAGATATTTTTTAAGGCTAAGGATAGTTTGACGGAAGCTTATGGTGTTGTATCCGGAACGTGGGCAACGGTGCTTTCTTTTTTGGGGGGTATTGCATTGATAGCATTGATTGATAGATTTATTCCTTCGGCAGAGAATCCGCATGAGGTGGAAAAGATTGAGGATATGACCGAAGAGAAACGGAAAAAGAGTACGCACTTAATGCGGATGGGACTCTTTACTGCTTTGGCTATTGCTATTCATAACTTTCCTGAAGGATTAGCGACATTTACGGCAGCATTAACAGATCCGAACTTAGGCGTTGCTATTGCTGTTGCTATTGCTATTCATAATATTCCGGAAGGAATTGCTGTTTCGGTACCCGTATACTATGCTACAGGAAGCAGACGTAAGGCCTTTCGCCTGAGCTTTCTTTCTGGTTTGGCTGAACCAGTGGGTGCCTTGGTAGGTTACCTTATCTTGATGCCTTTTTTATCGCCAACTTTGTTTGGGATTATTTTTGCCGGAGTGGCTGGTATTATGGTATTTATTAGTTTGGATGAGCTTTTGCCGGCTGCGCAAAAATATGGCGAACACCACTTGTCTATCTATGGTTTAATAGCGGGAATGGCGGTGATGGCGATTAGTTTGTTGTTGTTTTTGTAG
- a CDS encoding metal-dependent transcriptional regulator, with product MNSTSVENFLKSIFTLRHDEGEKSSTTNMAMRLGISGPAVTDMAKKLSVKGLVVYAPYKELELTPAGLSLAVKVIRRHRLWEMFLYRVLKMDLGEVHREAEILEHQTSDSLLEKIDDYLGRPKFDPHGDPIPGVDGFIQKHQGAFKLNECVEGKRYRIVRLIYGESEVQQLFKHYQVETGKGFEVIKLFSLDGSMEVEMEGRRVLLSAVIQKRVYCISVNG from the coding sequence ATGAATTCAACTTCGGTAGAGAATTTTTTGAAAAGTATTTTTACTTTACGGCATGATGAAGGCGAAAAGTCGTCTACAACAAACATGGCGATGCGATTGGGTATTTCGGGGCCGGCAGTAACCGATATGGCCAAGAAGTTGTCGGTAAAAGGTCTTGTTGTTTATGCTCCATACAAGGAGCTGGAATTAACGCCTGCAGGATTAAGTTTGGCGGTGAAGGTGATTCGTCGGCATCGGCTATGGGAAATGTTTTTATACCGGGTTTTAAAAATGGATTTGGGGGAAGTGCACCGGGAGGCTGAAATATTAGAGCATCAAACCTCAGATAGCTTGCTGGAGAAGATTGATGATTATCTGGGTAGACCTAAGTTTGACCCGCATGGGGATCCTATCCCAGGGGTAGATGGGTTTATACAGAAGCACCAAGGGGCGTTTAAATTAAATGAATGTGTAGAAGGGAAACGGTATCGTATTGTTCGGTTGATTTATGGAGAAAGTGAAGTACAGCAGTTGTTTAAGCATTATCAGGTAGAGACAGGAAAGGGATTTGAAGTTATTAAATTGTTTTCTCTGGATGGATCAATGGAAGTGGAAATGGAGGGACGTAGGGTGCTTTTGTCAGCTGTTATTCAAAAGAGAGTCTATTGTATTTCTGTTAATGGTTAA
- a CDS encoding N-acetylmuramoyl-L-alanine amidase family protein, translating to MMIKRLLLLLITSTFLQVQAQEATNITFSTPKNGEGLHAFFKRNGLHSDELRAQFLKLNQSNLGKNNSLLMGVKYLIPETSTILHEPLYGKERAHFELESNTLKGAVFHLVSGHGGPDPGALGKYGNKTLSEDEYAYDITLRLAKKLQENGATVHMIIEDKNDGIRDHSYLESDKDETCMGQAIPLKQIDRLQQRTDAVNKLYLQFKGSYQRCVVIHVDSRSRGKEIDVFFYHAPKSKSGKAAAQSILQVFDKKYKEHQPSRGYSGIVNSRNLYLLRKTYPTAVFVELGNIRNYRDQQRFIIQNNRQALANWMYEGLLNDFNTQKQKKLN from the coding sequence ATGATGATAAAAAGATTATTGCTATTACTAATCACATCAACGTTTCTTCAGGTTCAGGCACAAGAAGCGACCAACATAACATTCTCCACCCCCAAAAACGGGGAAGGATTGCATGCTTTTTTTAAACGCAATGGCCTCCATTCTGATGAATTAAGGGCACAATTTTTAAAATTAAACCAAAGCAATCTAGGCAAAAACAACAGCCTATTGATGGGTGTAAAATATTTAATACCCGAAACAAGCACCATCCTTCATGAACCTTTATACGGCAAAGAAAGAGCGCATTTCGAACTAGAGTCTAACACACTTAAAGGAGCTGTATTCCATTTGGTAAGCGGACACGGAGGGCCTGACCCGGGTGCATTGGGAAAATATGGCAACAAAACCTTATCAGAAGATGAATACGCTTACGATATAACATTACGGCTCGCAAAGAAACTACAAGAAAACGGCGCTACGGTTCACATGATCATCGAAGACAAAAACGACGGCATTCGTGACCACTCCTATCTCGAGTCAGACAAAGACGAAACATGCATGGGTCAAGCCATTCCTTTAAAGCAGATAGACCGACTACAACAACGTACAGATGCGGTTAACAAGCTCTACCTTCAATTCAAGGGCAGCTACCAAAGATGCGTGGTTATCCATGTGGACTCAAGGAGCAGAGGAAAAGAAATTGACGTATTTTTTTATCATGCCCCCAAAAGTAAATCCGGCAAAGCAGCAGCCCAATCTATCCTTCAGGTATTTGACAAGAAATACAAGGAACATCAACCCTCTCGCGGATACTCTGGTATAGTGAACAGTCGCAATCTATACCTCTTACGAAAAACCTATCCTACGGCCGTATTTGTAGAATTGGGCAACATACGAAATTATCGAGACCAACAACGTTTTATCATCCAGAACAATAGACAAGCCTTGGCCAACTGGATGTATGAAGGTTTACTGAATGATTTTAACACCCAGAAACAAAAAAAATTAAATTAA
- a CDS encoding nucleotidyltransferase family protein codes for MKPTLLVLAAGMGSRYGGLKQLDALGPNGESIIDYSVYDAIQAGFSKVVFVIRHSFADQFKERFDPKLDGKIEVEYVYQELDKLPQGYTVPEGREKPWGTGHAMLMAKEAIQGPFAIINADDFYGREAYQTVIQFLENSTKDTEYAMVGYALHNTLSKYGTVSRGVCETDAINNLENIVERTKIGYLNNKVVYYEGDKTTELTGKEPVSMNFWAFKNTFFSALEEGFQAFLEEKGHEMKSEFYFNALVDTMIKAGRATTKVLSSDAQWFGVTYQEDKPIVQKSLQTLIDKGIYPTHLWK; via the coding sequence ATGAAGCCCACACTTTTAGTACTTGCTGCCGGAATGGGCAGTCGATATGGCGGACTAAAACAACTGGACGCCCTAGGACCCAACGGAGAATCTATTATAGACTATTCCGTTTACGATGCTATCCAAGCCGGGTTCAGCAAGGTAGTATTTGTGATACGTCACTCCTTTGCCGATCAGTTTAAAGAACGATTTGATCCCAAATTAGACGGAAAAATTGAAGTTGAATATGTATATCAGGAATTAGACAAGCTACCACAAGGCTATACAGTACCAGAAGGAAGAGAAAAACCATGGGGTACCGGACATGCCATGCTGATGGCCAAAGAGGCTATTCAGGGCCCTTTTGCCATAATCAATGCCGACGACTTTTATGGTCGTGAAGCCTACCAAACAGTTATTCAATTTCTCGAAAACAGCACAAAAGACACAGAATACGCAATGGTAGGATACGCATTACACAACACACTCTCCAAATACGGAACCGTATCACGTGGCGTATGCGAAACAGATGCTATCAATAATTTAGAAAACATCGTAGAACGTACCAAGATTGGCTATCTGAATAACAAAGTGGTCTATTACGAAGGCGATAAAACCACCGAACTAACAGGCAAAGAACCTGTATCCATGAACTTTTGGGCGTTTAAAAACACTTTTTTCTCAGCTCTGGAAGAAGGCTTTCAAGCTTTTCTGGAAGAAAAAGGTCATGAAATGAAATCAGAATTTTATTTCAACGCGCTAGTTGACACCATGATAAAAGCAGGAAGAGCCACAACTAAAGTACTCTCTAGTGATGCCCAATGGTTTGGTGTAACATATCAGGAGGACAAACCCATTGTTCAGAAAAGCTTACAAACACTCATCGACAAAGGCATATACCCCACCCATCTGTGGAAATAA